The region TTTCTGTAAAATTAACTGATTTCATATCCATCTTAATACTCCTTATGAAAATGATAAATTTAATAAGCTAAGATGCTTTATTAATATATTGGTATTATTTATTTATACATGGCGTAACCTCATGAAAATAATTCCATTGCATATTAATAAGCCGTTTCTAAATAGTAATATATTAACTTCATGAGTTCGTTGTTTTAATGTGTATAATATTAATTTGCATTAATTATACCATACTTTACCAATATCAACAGTTAAACATAATTTTAAAGGTGTGGAGTAGAAGATTAAATATACAAAAGAGACTTTCGATATTTAGAATGCAATTTCAAGATAAATTCATAGTCGATGATTTATATTTAGGTTATTACCTATAGTTAATACTGGATATCGTATTTCAGGGATTTGTCTACAAAGATTATAAGTGGAATTTTATGATACCTGGAAATATGAATGCATCGCAAGATGATTATACTTTGCTAAACACATACGCTATAGAAAAATACAACATGGAAGCAGTAAACAAAAAGCGATACCGATTTTGAAGAATCGGTATCGCTTATCATAATAACTTTTTACTTTGATTTAAAAATCTCACAGGTCTTCCTGCATGCAGCGTCCGTAGCCGCGCAGCCACCAAGTGCAGTTTCTCTTAATTCAAATGGAATCGAACGCCCCACAGCCATCATGGTGTCCACCATCTGGTCAAATGGAATGAACTGTACTATTCCTGATAATGCCATTTCTGCACATACCAGTGCATTGGCAGCACCTATAACATTACGGTTCTGACAGGGATATTCCACCAGACCGGCTACCGGATCGCAGACAAGCCCTAAGAGATTTGATAATGCAACAGTAGCTGCATCCAAGCACTGCCGCGGTGTTCCGCCCATGATTTCTGCTGCCGCTGCCGCTGCCATTGCAGAAGCTGCACCGACTTCAGCCTGACAGCCAGCCTGTGCTCCAGCTACGGTAGCGTTCCTCATAATCAGATAACCAACCGCACTTGCCGTAAAAAGACCATCTATGATCTGATTGTCATCCAGGGAAAACTCTTCTTCTAGAGCAAGTAGAAGTCCAGGTAGCACCCCGGAGCTTCCTGCCGTAGGCGCCGCCACAATAAGTCCCATCGAAGCATTCACTTCTAAAACGGCTAGTGAATAGGTAATCGCCTTGGACAGCATGCTTCCGCAAATGGATTTTCCTGATCTCCTTCTGTCTCGTACCTTTGCAGATTCTCCCCCGATTAGTCCGCCAACGGAAATCACAGGTTCATCCAGTGGTTTGTGGCAGGCTTCTTTCATAATCCGGTAAGCTTCCTTCATACGGCCAATGGTCTCTTCTGGACTGGAACCGAACTCGCTGGCTTCACGTTCCCGCATCACATCTGAAATCCGATAGTGGTTTTCCTCACATAATTTCAGCAATTCATTTCCTGATATAAAATCCATAAAAGCCTCCTAAACCTGAATAAGCATAACATCTTCTACTTTTGGATGTTCCCTAAGCTTTTCCAATAATTCTCGTGGGATTTCCTCATCAGATTCCACCACAGAGTAAGCAGTAGCACCTTTCCGTTCCCGGAACAAACGCATGAAAGCGATATTTACATTGCGCTCACTTAAACTGGTAGCGATATATGCCACCATTCCGGGATAGTCATGGTGCCGTATAACCAATGTGGAATATTCTCCGGTAAAGTCTACATCAATGCCGTTGATTCTGACAATTTTAATTTTACCGCCACCCAATGAGACGCCTCGGACCGACATGGTTTCAGCCTTTTCTCCAGATATATGAATATCTACTGTGTTTGGATGCACTTCTGTTTCTTTTTCATCCGCACGGAAGGTATACTTCAGTCCACATTCATCCGCTAGCTGGAAGGAATTCTTAATTCTCAGATCATAAGTCTCAAATCCCATGATTCCAGCAAGAAGCGCACGGTCAGTTCCATGGCCTTTGTAGGTCTTTGCAAAAGAACCATACAAAACAAACTCAACTTTGCTGATCGGCCCATTGAACATTTTTTTAACTAGAAGAGCAATCGCCACAGCACCCGCGGTATGTGAGCTGGATGGCCCTACCATATTGGGGCCGATTACATCAAAAATACTGATAGACGGCATAAACAGTAGTCCCCCTTTCGCAGTCAGTTAACTTTTTTTATCTTTTTTAATATATTTATGGTAGAACATATCGACCAGTGCGCTAATCGCATTATCTCCGGATACGTTACATGCAGTACCGAAGCTATCCTGAGCAATATACATTGCCTGAAGAAGACTGGCAATATCTGAAGCTAAAGGTATTCCTACAATCGGGAAGAATGGAGTCGCTGTGAAGATGGAACCACCTGGAGCTCCTGGAGACGCAACCAGGGCTATTCCTAGTACACAGATAAATGGGAACAGGGTAAGGAAGCCATGAGGCATGCCGTAAATGAGCAGGGTTGCGGTCACACAGCAGGTAATGGTAATCATAGAACCAGCCATATGAATATTTGCACATAGAGGAACTACGAAATTACGAATTTCTTCTGAAATACCATTGCTTTCTGCACATTTGATATTAACCGGAATCGTAGCAGCAGAAGACTGGGTACCGATCGCAGTTAGGTAACCAGGTATCTGGTTCTTCATCATGGTAATCGGATTTCGTTTTGTCATTAAGCCTGCAAAGGTAAAGGCCACAATCAGATAGATCAAATGAAGAAGTATAACAATCACGAATACCTTCCAAAGCACGGACATAATCGCAAAGGTAGTTCCTTGATAAGTCATCTTAGCAAAAGTTCCACAGATATACAAAGGAAGAATCGGAATAATCACACGGCCAAGTACCTTTGTAATAATCTTAGAAAAATCTTTGATCACATTGTAAAGAGTATCTCCAATCTCTTTGCCACGCATGGCGCTGATGCATACTCCCAGTACAAAGGCCAGAACAACAGCGGATGTCGTTTCAAGTAGCGGTGTGATCGTCAGGGAGAAATATCCGTCGATGACCTTGTCACATGCTGAAGCAACTTTCGCAACAACCCCTTCATTCACAAAAGATGGGAAAAACTTACTGGAAACAGCATAAGATGCGCTTCCCGCCAGCAGCGTAGAGGCATAAGAAATCGCTGCGGTAAACGCTAGCAACTTTCCGGCTCCTTGAGATAAGTCTGCAATTCCCATAGTAACAAAAGCCACTATCATAAGTGGGATGATAAACATTAAAAACTCTTTAAACAAATCCGATGCTGTAATCAATATTGAAGTTACAAAACTAGGGCAGTACATTCCGACTAAAATACCAATGGTAATAGCAATAATTAGCCTTGGTACTAGACCCAACCCCTTCTTACTCTTTTTACCTTCCACCATATCAATACCTCCCTTTCAATAAAAAAAATTTCATTATCTTTACCAATTGGCTGTAATTTATTTTATCATAAACACAACCAAATAGCAATATAATTTCTAATAATTCGACAAAAAAACACAGATTATTTAGTTAAAATGCACAAATAAACTGGAAAATTTTACGGATGATACCTGGAAACCCTTGACAAAAGGAAGATTCAAATGTTATAATCCAAAAAAAAAGAAGGATGTGTTTTGATGTCGGCTTTATCTGTTAATATGGTTTTCAACTGAATATAGTTGAAAAGGTGCATTCATGATGGGGATACCTCCTTTCTTTGTATTGCCCTTTTATAAACATACCTAACAGATTGCTTTATTCCTTTCATCATTATTGCGGGACAGGTGTGACTTGTCTCGCTTTTTTATTCATGACATGGGAAACTTCGCGAAGCGTGCTTTCTCTTGTTTTGATTTCTTATACCCGCAAGGAGCATTCTGCACTTTTACAGGTGTGGTATGTTTTTTTGCGGGTATTTTGCTTTCGGAATGTAAGTTAACATTCTGAGGATAAATTAACTTAAATAGAGGATGTAGAGTGGAAAATCAAGATTTTTCAAACTCGAATTGTGCTGTCGCCTAAATTTGTATGATTGCGACAGAATGGAGGATTTATATGAAATTTAGCTCGGTTCGTTATGCATAGCAAAGGCTAGTGCATGGCATCAATAAATGATACTTGTATAGCCTTTGCTCAATCCTAAATTTTATACTAGGAGGAGCTTAATGAGCTATATCAAAGCAACCGATGTGTTGCCAGAAGAAATTATCGAGATTATTCAAAATTATATTGACGGTGAATATATTTACGTTCCAAGGAAAGAAAATAATCGTAAAGGCTGGGGTGAGAACACCAAGAGTAAAGATATGATTATCTTAAGGAACTTAGAGATTTATGAAAAATACAAAAAAGGAGCGCAGATTGGTCATCTTTCGGAAACTTATTATTTATCGCCGAAAAGTATACAAAAAATTATAGCAAAGTTAAAACTTAAGAATCAGTAAATTTAATGATAATAACAATCTCAAAGGATTGGTATGCAAAAATGAGGATACAATCTCAAAGGATTGGTAAGCAAAAAAAGTGTCATGTATTAATGTTACGTGGCGCCTTTTTGTTTCTGAATTGTTTCATCGGTTGCAGTTATAAGGGCACAGATTTTATAATATTACTTGAAAAGAGAAATGTGTTTCCTAAATTTGTCCCTTGTTAGGAGGTAACTAAGGTGAAGAAGAAAAAGACAAAAGAAATAAATAAAACAAAAGATTCACAGAAAGAAGTGATTCAAGGTACTGTTGTAAATATCTTAAATAAACAAGTCAAAGTATTATCGGAAGGTAACATAATTACTTGTCTGATCCCTGGTTCTTTGTTAACTAGCAAAAACTCTTTAATAGTTGGGGATCAAGTCGAAGTGGAGCTAACTGGAACCGATCAATATAGATTAAACCATATTCATACAAGGACAACAGCGGTATATCGTGGTAACCGAAAAAGCCCTGAGGAAGATATTTTAATAGCAGCAAATGTTCAGTGTCTTTTAGCTATCGTTACTGCTGATTATCTTCTTCATCAGGCCGGTTATATAGAGTCCGCAATCATAGCTGCTAGACGAGCTGGGATACAAGTGGGTGTATTTATTAGTAAGTGGGATTTGATTGGAGAAAACACTCAGAATCTGTTACAAGAGAAACTAACTTACTATCAAAGTACCGCTGACTTTGTATTTGTTGGCTCTGCTTGTGAATGTCAAGAAGAATTAATAAATAAGGTAGAAGGTAAAACTGTTGTAATTATTGGTGATAGATCATGTGGTAAAACATCTTTAATCCGAAGTTGTTTAAACGAATTAGCGATAATTGAAAAGTATCAGAGGAATATAGCAAGTACCTATAACAGTGATTTACATGCTGGTTTTAATGGAACATTGTGGATTGATACACCTGGATTTCGCGATTTTGCTTTACAAGGAATAACAGAAGAAGAACGAGGTGATGTATTCCCTGAGATATCGCAATTGACGAAAGGGTGTTATTTTAGAAATTGTACCCATGTCCACGAAGATGGGTGTCAGGTTCTAGAGGAGTTACGAGCAAAAAAAATAAGAAGAGATCGATATGATTCCTATCAAAAGATGATTGGTACGAAAGCTACATCAGATACGGAATCAAAGTTAGATTATCGGCGTGCTGCCTGTACAGAGTGCTTTCCATGTAAAGTGTGTGGTGCGTTTGTAGTACCAGATGGGGCCGGAAGCCAACATCGTAATCATTGCCCAAAATGTTTATCGAGTATACATGTAGATATTGAACCAGGCGATCGAGCATCTTTGTGTCAAGGGATAATGGAACCGGTCAGTGTGTGGGTACGTAAGGGTGGTGAATGGGCAATAATCCACAGGTGTAAGGAGTGCGGTGATTTAAGCTCTAATCGTATCGCAGCGGATGATAACCCAGCTCTTTTAATGTCGATAGCTGTGAAACCTCTGGCTATGACTCCTTTTCCACTTAATAAATTAGAGGATATATTTAAGCAGTGATATGCTTTTTTAGAATATTTTTCACTGATCGTGTTAAGGAGACGTTTTCAATCTGGTAAGAAATAATTATGTAGATACAAAATGTATATAATAAGAAGATCCCTTACTTTTCGTTTAGAAAAGTAAGGGATTTTGTATGTTTAGGATAGAGAAAGCAAATGGTATAAATAGTAATAATTCATTGCATGAATAAAATATTTACATAATTAATTTGTGGAACAGATAATTAATCAGTAGTACTCAGCCCGACTATAACTTAAAATAAATTTTAAACACCAGATAGGTCTATGTTTTAGGAAAAATTCTCACCGAAAGATATAATAATTTATGTTGTAATAAATTGATAAGGTATTATAATTAGATTAATTTATTTAGGACAGGGAAAAGCTCGCGAAGCGTACTTTTTCTTGTTTACAGTTATATAAAAATAGAAAGAAGGGGATTGTATGATTGAAGAAATTCTAGAGTTTAATAAAGCCTTTGTCGAAAATAAAGGATACGAGAAATATATAACCAATAAATTCCCACAGAAAAAAGTTGCAATTGTATCTTGTATGGATACTAGGTTAACGGAATTATTACCAGCTTCCATGGGACTTAAGAACGGAGATGCAAAAATAATAAAAAATGCAGGTGGAGTTATTTCACACCCTTTTGGTAGTGCAATGCGAAGCTTGCTTATAGCTATATACGAATTAAGTGTTAGCGAAATACTAGTAATAGGGCATACGGATTGCGGAGCTAGGTATACGGACAGCCAAAAGATGATAGAAAAAATGAAAGGACAAGGAATAACACAAAATAATATCGATATGATGAAGTATTGTGGAATTGACTTTGATTCTTGGCTGGGAGGTTTTGTAGATTTAGATGAATCAATCAAGAAATCAGTTGAATTGATACGTAATCACCCTTTAATCCCGGAGACGGTAATGGTATATGGATTAATAATTGATTCTGAGACTGGAGAGTTAAGTAGAATTGTTTAGCTATAAGAACTAAAATTCAAAGTGTTTATGAAGGATGAATTATTAAAGTATGTTACCACTAAGGAGGATCTTGGTGTGATAATTATTAGTTATAAGAAAATGAATTAGAATGAAAAAAGAAATAAATGAAAATGAATTAGAGTGAAAAAAGAAATAAATGAATATGAATTAGAACGAACGAAAAAGAATAAAATGAAAAGGAATTAGAATGAAACAAATTATACTTATACCGCAAGATGTGGACGAATCAGGGAAAAATTATTTACAAGAAAAAGGATATGAGCTTCGTATTTTACAAGACAGTTCAATAGAAAATATCTGTAATAATATTGGTGATTGTAGTGGTCTTTTACTTCGTACTGTACCTTGTACGAAAGAGGTTTTTGATGCGGCACCTCATTTAAAGGTAATCGGTAGACACGGGGTGGGATATGATAATATAGACATCGCTGAAGCAACAGCTCAAGGCATTAAAGTTTGTTACACTCCATTGGCCAATGCTAACTCGGTAGCTGAACACACTATAATGCTACTATTAGCTTGTGCTAAGAATATTGTAATAGCGGATAAAGAATTAAGGCAGGGCAATTATGAAATCAGAAATCAAATGCCTGGTATTGATGTCTTTGGTAAGACTTTAGGAATTATAGGATTTGGAAGAATTGGTAAGAGTGTTGCAAAAAAAGCTGCATTAGGATTGGGTATGAAAATTCTTGCTTATGGACGTGGACTAGAGATTAAAGAAGTACCAGATTATGTAACGATAATAAAAGAAGTGGATGAGCTTATTCGTCAATCTGATTTCATCTCGTTACATATGCCCTATAGTAAAGAGATGCAAGGTTTCATGGATTCTACGAAGTTATCGCTGATGAAACCAGAGGCAGTTTTAATTAATACTGCAAGAGGTGGTATCGTGAATGAGGATGATTTATATCATGCACTAATAAATCATAAGATAGCGGGAGCAGGACTGGATGTTTTTATAGATGAGCCGTTTAAGGAGACGTTATCAAACTTATTCCAATTAGATAATGTTGTTGTAACACCTCATAGCGCTGCGTTAACAAAAGAAGCCATGGCAAGAATGAGTTTAGATGCCGCAATTGGAATTGATGAAGTATTAAGCGGTAAAAAACCTTCTTGGCCGGTGAATTGAGACCGACCCTGAATTTAAAAATTAAAAACCATGAAAAGTTACAAAGGTGAGTATATCGACCTTAATAACATTTCATGGTTTTTTCTATAATGTATTATATGTAACAATAAATCATAAATATTTCATCTGAAATAGATATCAGCATCACAATAGTCTTACTTGCAAATTTTCTGATTCGTACGCTCATAATGATACTGTCTATTTGTTTGAACAATATAGAATAAGGTGGAACGTATTTATTGCATTGTTTATATTGAGTTTAAGACCAAATGAAAAATTTGTGCTATACTTTAAGCATATACATCTGTGAGGTGGTATTTCCTATGAAAATAAAGGACATGTTTACAAAAAATATAACAATAAAAAAGAGGCTTGTGATTTCAAATATCCTGATGATTCTCGTTCCGGTGGTAATCACTGCGTTCATCGGGTTTGTGTGCGTAGGCATCATCTGGGTTTCCGTCACACATGGGATGGGGCTTGGGTTTGAGGATAGTGAGGACTTCTACAACGCTAGCCGTAACATTACTATGATCATCGAGAAATCACTGGAGAAAGGTACACATATTAATTTAGCCGAGGATCTGAAAGGAATCAGCGAAATGCTTGACAAAAACGCCCTGACGTTGTTTGTGGATTTCTCTGGTGAAAATCTATACCGGTACGGGCATACAACCGATGCCGATGGAACACTTCTAGAAGCAGTGGAAGTATTGGGTGGCGAGGGGTTCGTTTCCAACGGAAGCCGGGAGCTGTATATCCAGCAGTCTGAAATTGACGGCAGTGCCTATCGCATCGCCCTTTTTGCCAGCCCTTCGGAGCTGTCATACAATACCCTGAAAGTAGCTATCGTGTTATCGACCATTATTTTGCTGTCTGTCGTATTCTTTTCCATCCGGCTCACGAATCGATTCCTAACCAAATTCGTTTTTCAGAAGATTGAGCGACCGCTGGACATACTTTCAAACGGAGTGATGCAGATCAGCAATGGGAATCTAGAGCACCGCATTGATTATGAATATCAGGATGAGTTTGCACCTGTCTGTGCTGATTTTAATGAAATGGCCGCCCGGCTCAAAGCTTCGGTGGAACTGACGGAGCAGCATGAGCAAAGTCGCAAAGAGCTTCTGGTCGGCATTTCCCATGACCTACGCAGCCCGCTGACCTCTATCCGCGCCTATGTGGAGGGGCTTTTGGACGGCGTTGCAAAAACACCCGAAGCCCAAAGAGGATATCTGGAAATCATCAGGAGCAAAGCCGAAGACATCGACCGCATGCTGACCAAAATCTTCTTATTCTCTAAAATGGAGCTGGGCGAGTACCCGGACAATCCGGAGCTGCTGTACCTTGACGATGAGGTGCGACAGCTTGTACGGGCATTGGGTACAGAGTACGAAGAAAAGGGGTTAGTTCTCTCTGCTGGCGATCTTGTTCCGGCCACCGTGTCGGCCGATCCGGATCAGCTCCGGCGTGTGCTTACCAACATTATGGAGAATAGCGTAAAATATAAAACAAAGGACGTGGGCACCCTGACCATTTCCTTGCAAGAGGAAGACAGTGGGTACCGCCTGTCTCTTTGTGACGATGGACCTGGTGTCTCGGAGGCTGCATTGCCCCACTTATTCGAGGTATTCTATCGCAGCGATCCATCCCGACAGAACCCTCATCGTGGTAGTGGCCTAGGTCTTGCCATCGCAGCCAATGCGATACAGCGTATGAAAGGAACTATAGAGGCAAAAGTCAGCGGGAATGGCGGTCTGGAAATTGTGATCTGCCTACCGAAAGCGGAGGTATAACATGGGAAAAATATTGATTATAGAAGATGATGCAGCGATTGCCGCCATTGAGCGGGATTATCTTGCGATTGACCATTTTGAAGTAGAGATTGCGCTGGACGGGAGAAGTGGTATGGAAAAAGCCTTGCAGGGCGGCTTTGATCTGATTCTACTGGATTTGATGCTTCCAGGCATCGACGGTTTTACCGTTTGCTGCAAGCTACGAGAGACGCTGGACATTCCGATACTGATGGTCACAGCCCGGCGGGAGGACATTGATAAAATACGCGGGCTAGGGCTTGGTGCAGATGATTACATTGAGAAGCCTTTTTCTCCAAGCGTGTTGGTAGCAAGAGTTAAGGCGAACTTGGCGCAGTATGCCAGATTGAAGAAAACGGATAGAACCGCACCAATACAGCTCAACATAGGCAGTATCCGCATCAACACCGATACCCACAGGGTCTATGTGAATGACATTGAAATTGATTTAAAAAATAAAGAATACGAGCTTTTGCTGTTTTTGGCGCTCAACGCGGATGTGGTATTCAACCGGGAAACGCTTTACGAACGCATTTGGGGTATGGACGCCATGGGGGACAACGCCACGGTCGCTGTCCACATTAATCGGCTACGGGATAGGATTGAGGAAGATCCGGGCAATCCTCGGTATATCCAGACGGTTCGTGGTGCGGGTTATCGGCTCAAGGCGTAAGAAAAATATAATAAGTTTTCCATCTCATCATATTTTATCCATAGTTTAACTTGAGGATAGGTGTAGTTTAATCTGCTTGTTTATACTGGCTCTGTACCAGAAAGCAAGCAGATTTTTTATTATGAGACTTTTTAAATTATTTTATCTCCAGTTTATATACATGCAAACAGCAGTTTAAATATGGTAGATACAATGAACACAGAAACTTGTAAGGAGGCAACACCTATGATACAAACAGAACACCTTTCAAAGACTTACCGAAATGGCTTTAAGGCTGTCAAAGATTTAAATCTTCATGTGAACAAGGGCGACATTTTTGGATTTCTAGGACCGAATGGCGCGGGAAAGACCACAACCATACGAATGCTTGATGGGTTGCTTGAACCGACCGCCGGACAGGTTTTTATCGACGGCATGGATGTCAATAAGCAAGCATTGGAAATAAAGAGGCTTATTGGAGTTGTACCAGAATCTCACGGATATTATGACTGGATGACCGCAAAAGAATATCTGCAATATTTTAACTCTTTATTCGGCGGAAACGAAGGGGACGTCTATCTCGAAGAGCTGCTCAAAAAGGTGGGGCTTCGAGAAAAAAAGAACGTGCCGGTAGGCGAGTTCTCACGCGGAATGAAGCAACGTTTAGGTATTGCAAAAGCCTTGGTAAACCATCCGAAGATTATTTTTCTTGATGAGCCGACTCTGGGACTCGATCCAAGTGGGCAGAGAGATATCCAGCAGCTTATCCGAGAAATTAATCTGAATGATGGCATCACTGTTTTCATCACTTCCCATCTGCTTAAGGATATTGAGGTACTGTGCAATAAGGTCTCCATTATCAAGGATGGAATCCTTGTGGAGCAAGGCAGTATTAAGGAACTTCAGGGAAGATATGTAACTGCTTATACGATCCTGCTTCAAACAAATGACAACGATTTGGCTCTGTCGCTCATTCAAAGGCTCGACGGTATTAGCGATGTATCAAAAGGTGAGAGACAACTTGTCGTGCGGCTTTCCGAGGGACTTGACGCAAACGAAATTAGCACGGTCAAGCGGAACTTGGCAGGCACCGTTTTCACAGCGGGCATAGATATCCGGGAAATGACGCATAAGACCCTCAGCATGGAAGATATCTTCTTCAAGGTGACGGAAAGCAGTCAGATTGGAAGGGAGGCGGTTCTATGAACAGTCACATCATCAAGAAGGAATTGCGTGAAAGTCTCTATGAAAGCAAGGGGCTTTGGATGATTGTCGCTTCGACGTGTATTTTATCTGGCCTTTGCTTGATTACGGTCTTCAGTAAAGAGGGCTCTGTGTTGGCTCAAAGTGATATTCTTCAGTACGCCATTAAAGCGGCCATGTTCGTGACTCTCATTGTCTCCATTGTGCTGGGTGCCACCTGCTTTGTAACAGAACGTGAGGGCAATACGCTGGAAAGCCTGCTTTTGACGCCCATCTCGAAACTTAACTTGACCATGGCAAAATACATCGGTGTTTTAATCATCGGTACCGTCCTGTTCGGAGTATCCATCCCTTATCTCATTGCCATTGGCGCCGGATCGGGGTTGACTGTAAGCGCTTTGCTGATTACATTTGGTGCGGGAGGGATCCTGCTTTTGGCCTTTACCGCAGTCTCCGTTGCTCTGTCTATCTTGATGGAAAGTTCCAAGGCATCGCTTTTGACTTCGATGTTGATTTTGCTTATACTGGCTTTTCCTGCATTCATTCAGAGCCTG is a window of Lachnoclostridium phytofermentans ISDg DNA encoding:
- a CDS encoding ABC transporter permease yields the protein MNSHIIKKELRESLYESKGLWMIVASTCILSGLCLITVFSKEGSVLAQSDILQYAIKAAMFVTLIVSIVLGATCFVTEREGNTLESLLLTPISKLNLTMAKYIGVLIIGTVLFGVSIPYLIAIGAGSGLTVSALLITFGAGGILLLAFTAVSVALSILMESSKASLLTSMLILLILAFPAFIQSLFKLSPVGLFFIQIDPVVCCLKMMTAILIDKTSIFSLAGYMIPLVVFAALAIALLVHTSKRVSLKGGKTI